A segment of the Arachis hypogaea cultivar Tifrunner chromosome 5, arahy.Tifrunner.gnm2.J5K5, whole genome shotgun sequence genome:
CATGATACTCAATGTATTTTGGATTACATGCACTCTGATGTGTATGGCCCTTAAAATACTCCATCTCTTGATGGTCGACATTATTTTGTCACTTTCATTGATGATTTCTCTAGACAAGTATGGGTATATACCATAAATACTAAAGATGAAGTAACTAGAAGTTTTCTAAAATGGAAGGCCAAAGTAAAAAACCTACAAGAAGGAAGATAAAAATTCTCGAAtcgaaaaataatggaaaatatAAGAGTGATCCATTTCTGGAGATTTGTCCGAAGTATGGAATTACATgccattttacaataaaaaaatacatcacGGCAAGAATGGGGTGGCAGAACGCACAAACAAGACTTTGGTGGAGAAAGTTCAGTGCATGTTGTCTAGCGTTGGATTAGGTAGATAATTTTGGACGAAATTTATGAGATATTCATAACATCTTATTAATCACTTATCATCATCTGCAATCAATGGTAAAATAGCATTGGAGGTATGGTCTGGAAAACCTGCAACTGATTTTGATTCTTTGCGAGTATTTGGTTTGACTACATATTACCATATAATTGAGTTGGAGAAAGTGAGTTGGAGATACGATACTGTCtccatccttctatttaaagttTTTAATGCCTCAAGTTTGTCTTTCTCACAATGAGGGTGTACTTGTAAGAATTTTGATGCTCAAGTTAGTATCAGTCACGAGAGACATTAAATTAGAGATTATACTTGAATGTACATATTTAAAATAGTCTTTTACTTGAAATActttttttatgaaatatatTTTTACGAAATACTCTCTTTTTATATCATATTCTTTTTTCATGTAGATTTATTTATCATTaatattataacttttttttaagaGTAGAAATAATAGTTATAATAGTGTcactaaatttataaaattgagtGATAAAAAATTAAGTGGATTGATAAAGAATTATTATTGTGGTTTATACTTCTAAGGTATAACATCTTAAAATATAAAGTAATTAACGAGTGGAGTAAAAATAGATTTCAATCAAATCAAAGTTCATGTCTTTAAGAgttggattatatatatatatatatataattaaagtgCATTCCAAAggtaaaagatattaatatattattcataAAGACTCactataaagtattttttttattaaattcatcTATTTCTTTTTGAAGAGTATCATTTATCATCTTACTCAAGAATCTCCTCCCTAATAATTGATGGTGTAAACATTAAAGCAACCATATAATCATCATATTATATAAGGCTTCCTTCATTAACTTTTATAGAGGAAATGTTTGATACTCTTCAATATTTAAGAAAACATCTATCAACGTATTTTTTGttagtatattttaaaaataataaaataagaattagatcCTCAAAAATCAATTGAAtagttcataaataaaaaatatcacttAGATCCTTTATGATAATAAATAGTAGATATATATCCTTCTATAAATAGATagtgaaaaacaaaatagaattgtacatgtattttgttatttataGTGATGTGTGTCCTGCTGTTGTCATATGAGTATGAAAACAATGTAGTTTTGAGCAGTAAAGCATCTATTATCTTTTGAGTTTTATAAAACCTTTATCAATTGCGTTTTATTTATACGAAtcctatcaaaataaataaaattttgctCTAAAAACTATTATCTACACAATAATATTTGATAGATAGACCCGTCATAGTAATTAATGATATATATAACCATTACCATTAAATTTTACGGGCAAATCACACTATTAAACTAGAGTAGAGGAGAAATTACATGattcaactaaaataaaaaatgtaacatGGATCAACCAGAAGCgtatttttatgtaattcgaataaAACTAATTCGAATTATAAACCAACCGTAATTCAAAGTTGATCAATTCAAAATATGCAGCCAAAATTCGTACGTAATTCGAACCTacctgattcgaattatgtaTGCAGGTTGACCCAGGGTAATTCGAATTACACTAATTCGAATTATAAGGGATGCAATCGAATTACACTAAAAAACAAAATTATCTAGTATATTAGACCAGCTCAATGTTAatcagattttttatttctattataaaatataaaaaaatgtaattttcaaaaaaaaataatgttattttttaggatttattttttttattgtgttttcatAAAGTTTGCACAAAATTCACCTATCACATTGACTAGACTTATTTATTTACGTAAAATTTGTTTATAGACTCAGCAAATTTGTTTAcattttaatacaatttgaattgtattagtatatttttatttttaatcaatttaattttatttaaataattaaatttttaaattataaaatttgtattagtttataatttaaatttaaatagaattaatttaaattaataaacattaatttaaaatttaaatatatataatttaaataaacaaccgttattttttaaaaaatcgaataaatataattaatcatataagtataataatacgaatacatacaattttataaattattaatttaaatgatatctatttaaattttaaattacaaactaatacaaattttataatttaaaaatctaattatttaaataaaataaattgattaaaaataaaagtatattaatacaattcaaataatattaaaaCGTAAATAAGTTTGCTGAGTCCATAAACAAACTTTacgtaaataaataagtttagtcAATATAATAGGTGAATTTTGTGCAAACTTTatgaaaacacaataaaaaattaaatcctaaaaaataacataattttttttaaaaaataattttttttatattttataataaaaataaaaaatctgattAACATTGAGTTAGTCCAAtatattagataattttatttttctagtataaTTCTTATAATTCGAATTAGTGTAATTCGAATTACCTGGGTCAACTTAcatgcataattcgaattacGTACAAATTTCGGCTGCATATTTCGAATTGATCAATTTCGAATTACTGCTGGTTTGTAATTCGAATTagtttgattcgaattatatagaaACACGCTTTTAGTTGATCTATGTTACGTTTTGTTTTGATTGAATCATGTAATTTTTTTCCACTCTGATTTAATAGTGTGATTTGTCCAAATTTTACGTGATAAATTGATAAAAAGGATATAACGTATTTAGTATTTACTGTTTACTATTGTGGAGGACTAAACTGATAATATTTTTCGGTTACTAAttaatcaaaaatcaaaattttcaaaagacCTAATTATCACTTTACTcttttaaaaatatcataaaaatattttactaaaaaagtttaaaaagttttttacatttttaaatcaataaattaaatatgtcaAAACTTAAAGAAAATTGTCATTATGCTATTAAaatgtttttctaaaaatattaatactCAAAATTACAGATGTGAATAAATTTATAACCGGGTTGCTGGCGGAAGTCGTATTAATTTAATGAATGAATTAAATCCGCATAGCCTCCTACTTTGGCAGTGTGGAAATATTGGTACTTAGGGTTAGGGCTGTGTCATGGATGAGCGCGGTGTTgggacttattattattattgaattttgcATTTGAGTTGCacttgggaattgggattgcaaaTTTGGgattcttttcttccttcttcgcATTTcatttctatcttcttcttcccttcccaTACACCCTTTCTATGGATCCTCAAGCTGAAGCTATGGAGTGGGAGTTGCTTCACCACAGCGCTGATGTTGATGATGATAACGATCTGGACTTGGGCCCGCAGCTGGAGGATTCGGCCCTGATCAGGCCCAATCACTTCTCCATCCAGCCTCCTACTCCCGTTGCCGTCAGCTGCAATTCATCGTCTTCCTCCACCGATCCCAACGAAGTGGATCGCAACTTCGACGACACCTACCTCGCCGATCAGCTCTATCCCCAATTCTTACTCTCCAACCACTCTCCCTCGTCTGCTTCCTCTTCCACTCTCCAACCGCTCCCCGATAATAACGACTCGGACTCCGATTCCGATGCGAAGACCGAGGCTCACGTGAATAAGGAGGAGGATGAGGAGGAGCAACAAGGGAAGGAGATagccaaagaggaggaggaggagacgaGAGTTGCGTGGTGGAAGGTTCCTTTGGAGGTGTTCAAGTATTGGGTGGTGAGGGTCAGCCCTATACCCGCCTGGTCTCTCTCTGTGGCTGCAGCTGCTGCCTTCTTCGGACTCGTAATCCTCGGAAGGAGGCTCTACAAGATGAAGCGCAAGACCCAATCCTTGAAGCTCAACGTCGCTCTCGACGATAAGGTCATCACTTTCTTATACCTTCCTAATACTCAAATTTCAATTCCAAATGCTTTCTCGCTTCTTCATTCTATTATGTTTCTTCTATCCTCAAATTATCTGCTATCCAATACAAAATAAAACTGCAATAAATGTGTAAGTTAGCACTGCCCTGCCCCCCACGTACATAGTAGCATTGGCTAAAACGTTAATGTTGAGTTTGCACATCCCATTTTATCTTTTATGTATTTAGTTAAAGGAGCGGGATGCTAACATCTTGCATTTcaactttgttttgttttcaatctGGTGTCTCAGCCTTTTTGacattgttcttttgcttttattcatccatgttcccataataTATTAGATGGTAGCTATTAGATTGTAGCTATTAGATGGTAGCTATTGTACATAAAATTGTTAATGAACAGCACAGCCTACCATATTTGGTTGCCCCTACTCCCTTATATTCGTTCTGCTCTGCATATAGATGATCGAATCATTTTACTGCTCCTTTTAGCATGTGGACCAACTTTAGTGTAGAGCTATCCATGCTTGTTTCACTGCATTGcataatcatttaaaaaatatgCTGGGCGGAGATTAAAGAAGGAAAACATTCATAGTGCATGGCTTCAAACTATGGTTCTGTATTGTGTTTGTTCAAATTTAAGATCCTTGATTTGTGGAATAAAACATACTTAAGTATTTAGTTGGCAATTTAAATTGATATTTGTATTTATAATGTCCCATCCAATATTCCTAATAGTTGGTATTGTCATTATTGTGAAATGTAAGCTGTGTGTTTACTGTGGTTTTGATTTCTTCAAGTATTATAAAATCAGTTGTGGCACATGAGAAAATAGATTCAGAAACTGATGTGCATTTTCCCCTAGTCTACCAGACTTATTTGTTTGGAATTCACCTTCAATAATAAGGAAGTGATCCTACTGTAATTTCATGAAAAACATTATTATCTGCCTGTCTAGTGATTCTAAACCACTACTATCATGTTTGTGAGCATCTTTTTGGGGTTTCTTCTGTTGTTGAGGATTGGAACTGGTTGAGCAATTATGTGAAGGAGCATATATCAGCgtggttttgttttgttttgttaattgctTATCTGTTGTATTGTTTGGCAAATATGGTGACACTGGCAATGTTGACAACATTTGCAGAAGGCATCTCAGCTGATGGGTCGTGTTGCACGTCTTAACGAAGCGTTCTCAGTTGTGAGACGTGTTCCCATAGTACGACCATCACTTCCGGCCCCTAGTGTCACTCTGAGTATCAGATGAAGAATTTGACAATACTTAAATTGCAAGTAGTGTGAAATACAATAATGGTTGTAATATTATAAAAATCCTTTTGTTACAAAGCatgtatctattctattatgTGTGTGGGTGTTGAACTTACGAAGCTTTTCAGTGGCTTCTTGTATATGACATCATACTCAAATATTAATTTTCATGTCCTGTCCTGCCTGTATATTTCTGCTGCTgcatttctctctctccctctctctctccccccccccccccccccccacaaaaAAAACACCCACCCCCACTTAATAGGATAAAGTGTACGAGAATCTGGGGTTTGGATagtttcattttcatttattataACTCAGGCAAACCAAACTTAGTTTTTAAACTGAACACCGAAATATATATTGATCAGATTTTACCTTGGTGTACTTATATGTTATATGAGATCttatatgttatatattattGAAAGTTTTCAAGTATATCCGTATGCTGGATTAAGATTAATggttaaaaatcattaaaatactGATGTACTAgtatatttaaaagtttttctatattatatagagaaatattatttgtatgctaaaatcagctattaaaatcagccactaatgtatttatatataaatatatgtgtggtttaatttattttcataatatatttatattttagcatatattttatactagtgactgattttagtgtagatGTGATATAATCTTATTTGATGTAGTCCAAATCCAATTATAGTTGCTTTACTCGTCCATTTTGTCACCGTGATTGATTTTAACCATTTAGAGACTCGTATATGTAGTAGGTCATTTGATCTACGCCAATACTGCGTGGACAATGtgaggtgttttttttttttttttttggtctaggACAATGTGAGGTGTTAAGTAACACAAGATGATCAGCAATGAGAGCTGTAAGTGACGCGAGATGCTTTATTAGAAAGTTCTGGGCTTTTGGGTATTGGTTTGGGTCTGTTTATCTGACCCGGCCCGTCCAGAAAAAAGGGATTAATATAAAAGATtttgatcctctaaattttaaattttcattttaattttagaagataaaatataatcttttatctttaaaaaggtgttttttatatttatttttagtcttatttataaaataaatgataaaaaattacattttatcttctaaaataaaatttaaaatttaaagatctaAATCCTAATATGAATATATTTGTATTGGTAACATGTGGCAAATCTTACGTGTTGAATTTGCCATGTCCCATGTAATGTCTAGTTCTAGATCTATCAATGCTCTAGATTCGACACATATTCTATACTAAATGTGCCATATGACCAGTTATGTGTTACTTAACAACACACATCAAGGATAAAATAAAATGACCCAAAATCATTCCGGCGGTGGTCAAGTCAACGAATAGAGACCTTGCTAGTTAGGCATCTCATACTTAGTAGTTAGTACTTAGTATAGGTGGAAATGGGTCGAACAATGTCGACTCTTAATTTTAAGGAGTCTGGTTATGTTATAAATAAAGGATttgcatttttaaaattttgaattttattttaaaagataaaataaaatttattattatttatttcatagataaaattaaaagaatatataaaagaaaaaatatttaatggtAAGAAatgttactttattttttaatgtgaaaatctaaaatttaaaagattcaaatttataaataaatgatCTAAATTTAagtctattattttttataagtttttttttatattcgaATCCAATCTATTTAAAGCCTGATAAATCTACAAATCTATTTAAAAAACTTGTTTcatgaattataatttaaaataataaatttaaaatttttaaattaacattaaatatattttaaaatttataatttataatttataaaacataatttacttatatATCAATGATTAGTTacctattataattataattatatttataattcatattttttctttgaataaaaaaactataatgttaactaagttaattctaatatttttgtcacgataaagacttaattacaaaatttgattCAGtatagaaattaaactaaaaaaatatataataaaaacttaattgaaaattcgatAAAATTAGAGAGACTagcataataattatttttttgggcAAAACACTATAATAAGCCAATGCTAGGCTGAAATTACGTAAATAAGTCAAAACCAAAATCGTTTTAGTAATGAGCCAaaccatatatttatataattcgaaccacaaTGGTTCGAACTCCATTCGTTAATAATTCGAACCAATGCGGTTCGAATTACAGAGAGAGATACTGATTCAAGTaaatcgaaccaagctggttcgaattatagagagagaagctgcatcaagtaattcgaaccaagctggctCGAATTACACAACCCCTAATTCGAACCAGTGTGGTTCGATTTAGTGGTAGACAGAGCAGTATATATAAGGTTGtaaacgtgagttgctctcattagagggtgtaagatggctagtgaggagagttttgttgttttggttcaccacagaggatccattaagaggaaaactcgttccggtgtgaagttcacagataaggatcctctctgtattgtcATGAATCCaacgacgagctatgatgaccttattagatctgtgctgatgaaacttggtctggaaggtgcgaagcaggttaagaagtttttctatcgcattccagtcaCGGTCCTGCAGGataccgtgaagtatgattgtttcacgattggtagtgatgaggacctgcaagtgatgtttctttgtcggaggcagtttccggaggtgaggacaccagaattgttggcaaagctggttgatgtggtatccagctcagggggttcgaaccgAAATACCACCACTGTAGCCACGGCAGCCGGTTCCAGTTCCAGGCCTGCCGTTGCTTATTCCTCCGTCCCTGTGTACGAGCCAGTGGTCCAACCTGTCGCCTCCCCGTCTTTTGCTGTTGATCTCCATGACGGCGTAGGCGACGAGGTATGATCATTTGATATTCTGCCGAACGCTTTACAGGGCGTTCCACCGGTTGGCGTCGGAGACGGATTGTTGGGTGATGCAGAGGAGGATGACGTCGAGCCAGATATGATTGAGGATGACAGTGGTGACGAGGTTGGAGCGACTGAGCCTGCATTGGCGGTCGGTGGTTCTAGTTCTGGCACACATcagtatccaccacatttttcctctttggaccTGGATGTCATGAGGCAGGAGGGTGTTTCAGGGCACTCTGTTGGATTCGGAGTTAGAGATGCGGAAGGGACTGCTggtctgacagagttccaggttggtcagcaatttcaggataaagatgaggccctgttaagtgtgaagacttacagcatccggcgagggATACAGTACAAGGTAGTGGAGTCTGATTATCGtcggtatgtgggcaagtgttctgagtttgggaatgggtgcacatggttgattcgactgagtctcCGGCAGCGCAAGGGTGCACatggtatgccacgtcctggagtgtgatcgtgcactctccgaacggcatatgagACGTGTGCGTTTTCGGACGCCATCGCTCGACGAATGCACTGACAAGGGCCTCGTCTAACCGAaaccatctatcgttcagccttgcaagatggtatagaccggccatctgcaagtacggaacgtatctgtcatccagtcgcatgccctgctgccgccgtatgctcctgatgcatcgctGAGGCTGCGCATGAAATGCACAACTAAACCGCATAAATATACATGAACAAGAACTACATGCAAAACAAACCCATAGACCGCACAagtaaaccgctaacataaaacAGCATAAGTagaaccactaacataaaacagctTAACTAAAACCATTAACA
Coding sequences within it:
- the LOC112803138 gene encoding uncharacterized protein is translated as MDPQAEAMEWELLHHSADVDDDNDLDLGPQLEDSALIRPNHFSIQPPTPVAVSCNSSSSSTDPNEVDRNFDDTYLADQLYPQFLLSNHSPSSASSSTLQPLPDNNDSDSDSDAKTEAHVNKEEDEEEQQGKEIAKEEEEETRVAWWKVPLEVFKYWVVRVSPIPAWSLSVAAAAAFFGLVILGRRLYKMKRKTQSLKLNVALDDKKASQLMGRVARLNEAFSVVRRVPIVRPSLPAPSVTLSIR